Below is a genomic region from Methanococcus vannielii SB.
CCCTCATTGCTCCCTGACTGGTTGGATCGAGTTCTAATGCTTTTTCAAAGTAATAAAGTGCTTTTTGGTAATCATTCAGGTCATAAAAAACCCATCCTGCATTTTTTAAATCTATATCCTCATTAGGATCGAGTTCTAATGCTTTTTCAAAACATTTGAGGGATTCATTGTATTCTTTTAAATCATCATGTAGAATTACCCCCTTTTTGGACCACATGATCGAATTATTGGGCTCTAAAGTTATTGCATTGTCAATATATTCAATTTTTTTGCTGGGGGATGATTCATTATTGGCTAAATCTTCCCATTGTAGTGCAGTTTTTCCATCTATTTTCGGATACTTGTCAGGGTTTTGAATCTCATCAAACCTTGTTTCAACTATCGAAATCATAAATTTTGCAGATTTGTAATTAGGGTCTATTTTTAACGCAGTATTATAACAGTCAAGGGAATCATTATATTGTTTTAAACGGTAGTAATAATTACCCTTGATAAACCAATATTCCACATTTTTTGGATCTGCTTTTAAAGCATTTTCATAACATATTATGGCTTCATTATATCGTCCGAGTTTTGCATATGCACTACCACGATCTGACCAAACTTTAGGTTTCATTACATTGTTTAATTTTACGTTTAACTCGAAAGCGTTATAATAACAACGTATTTTTGATTCAGGTCTTTCTGTGTTCAAACCTAAACCACACCAATCTTGTGCAGTTTTTCCATCTATCGTCTTAAAACCGCCAATGTTAAATGAATATGCTACTGAATAGGACATCAAAATTAGTAAAAGCAATGCAAAAATTTTTCCAATTTTCAATTGAAACACCTTTTTATTAAATATACTGTTTTTAATTTTTAAGTTAGTATACGTATTTATTTAAAATTAAAGGATTACTGATAAATTGATAATTACCTTAAATATCCCAACTTAAATATTAAATTTTCGAAAACGTTTTGAAACCGGGCTATCTTCATTATTAATTTTCAGAAATTAATTTAAAAAAGTATATATATCGCCAATTAACAGAAAAGAAAATACGACAGACATTGCGATTATAGGGGAGGTTCAAATATGGGTGAAGATCGATCAATGCTATATGTGGGATTATTGGTTATTTCAAGTATTATGCTTTTAATTAACTTTATAAAACTCAATCTTTTTTTTAGCATAATAAATATTGCTACGATTATACTTTGTTTATTTGCCCTATCATATACCTCATAAATTAAAGATATTCTGGTACAGATACCCTCAATTTGATATATTTTCCATCCTGCCAATACCAAATAATACTTTTTGAAAAGTAGAAATATTTAATATTTCTCAATACTGCACATTAGTTGCCAACGATCGCCCAATGGGGTATCGAGGCTTCTTGTATCTGTTCTGAATGATTCACCAGGATGTACTATGTTTTTGTGAGGCCAAGTTTTATCAATTATAATATTGTTGTTATCGTAGATTTTACACCAAATTTTCACAATTATTGGTATACTATCCATATTGTGGATAATACATTCAACAGAATTTCTTGAATTCTTTTTATAATCAAGTTTTACATTGTATTCATCAAATGGTCGCCATTCTGTATAGTCATTACAAATGTCATAACCTTTATCCTGTAGGCGCCCTATCCAATATTTTAAAACAAATATAAGAATAATCAAACAAACTATGAACATTAACATTTTTTTAACTCCTCACTGCCATATTACGCCTGCCATATATGTTTAAATTTAATAATCGATAAATATATACAATTTACGGTTTAATTGCAACATTTAAGTTTTTAATCTGATAACCCATATTGGGGTGTCATTGGAGATTTAAACAAAAATTCTAAATATGAATTCTGGACAATTATAATTATTTAAAAAGATATGAAAAGAATAGGGCCCTACTGATAAATCATTTTTATCATAGGATTATAACGTTTTTCGAAAATAAGAACTAATTAAATATAAAATAAACCTTAAGAAAGTTTCCAATCTTCACCAGTTTCAAAATATATTTTCCAGGATGTTTATTATGGCTTATTGAATCGCATATATAAGATATAATATTATTATGAATGGATACATCATAATATATCAAAAAATTCCGTTCATCAATGTTTTTAAGGTTTTCAGTACATGCTGGTTCCCATCCTTTTTTTCTTAAGTATATGTGCAAATGTCTCTCGATAATATTAATTGGAATCTTTGAGTCTGAAGATCTTATAGATGTTAACTCTTTTGTACACCCTATTTTTTTTATAGAATAGTCTTGATTAAAGTTTTGAATGAGGTAATATCCGATATCTTCAATAATATTGCCATTAATAGTCAAACCTGAAATATAATCTTCGAAACTAATTAATGGCAATTTATTATCAAGAACTAAGAAATTATTATCATATTTTAATACGATTACACTATGTTCCGTTTTTTTGAATCTGCTTTTTATCGTACATAAATAAAAGTTATCATAACCAAAATTTAATAAAATGGCCATAATAAGTATAGAATAATCTAAACAAATTCCTTTTTTTAGTATTATTGTTTCAAAAGGGGTTTGAAGGTTTTGTGAATTTTTAACAACTATTGAATTGGATTTTTCAATATCGTATGAAATATTATGTTCTAACCATTCTAAAACGTTCCAAAAAGTTTTAATA
It encodes:
- a CDS encoding tetratricopeptide repeat protein — its product is MKIGKIFALLLLILMSYSVAYSFNIGGFKTIDGKTAQDWCGLGLNTERPESKIRCYYNAFELNVKLNNVMKPKVWSDRGSAYAKLGRYNEAIICYENALKADPKNVEYWFIKGNYYYRLKQYNDSLDCYNTALKIDPNYKSAKFMISIVETRFDEIQNPDKYPKIDGKTALQWEDLANNESSPSKKIEYIDNAITLEPNNSIMWSKKGVILHDDLKEYNESLKCFEKALELDPNEDIDLKNAGWVFYDLNDYQKALYYFEKALELDPTSQGAMRGIQMTCFYGRKYRTAIECCDKELELYPNSYAALVNKGNSYNERKEYKKALVCFDNALKLNPYHSNAWNGKGVALVGAYCADPWNNIMDAQIGILKAKEALRCHEKALELDPNNQIARYNKKALEEVLN
- a CDS encoding transglutaminase-like domain-containing protein, yielding MKLDEYICSKINYAEIAKIKCFIGDLYSNSHIKTFWNVLEWLEHNISYDIEKSNSIVVKNSQNLQTPFETIILKKGICLDYSILIMAILLNFGYDNFYLCTIKSRFKKTEHSVIVLKYDNNFLVLDNKLPLISFEDYISGLTINGNIIEDIGYYLIQNFNQDYSIKKIGCTKELTSIRSSDSKIPINIIERHLHIYLRKKGWEPACTENLKNIDERNFLIYYDVSIHNNIISYICDSISHNKHPGKYILKLVKIGNFLKVYFIFN